Genomic window (Fundulus heteroclitus isolate FHET01 unplaced genomic scaffold, MU-UCD_Fhet_4.1 scaffold_59, whole genome shotgun sequence):
aatatgaatgaTTCACCGCTGAACTCTCTAATAACTTGGGCTAAACCGTCTCTTGCTGACgtcattcacacacacgttacggctgcacatgcacacagcTCTGTCCCTTAAAGGGGCCACGCTACTCTTATAAcacaggtgatgttatggatatggaaagtgaaggagattatggagagggctgtccaggatgacaccaaggctctgaagctggaaggtgggagagatacagaaattgtcaatggaactaccagatttggttaaagtggactttgcacaataagcaaatgaggttactaaggtggcatgacgtccacggcccaggaatatatgggctgactcgaaaaaacatttcagtcaaattgattatttttgctttaaccctgctgaatattatggattttttttaaatttatattaaaacatgtcttgtgtccttcatatttgtaaattttaattttgtttctttttaaagagtattattaagTCAAGCTCCGGTCcttgagggccggtgtcctgaaacttttagaggtttccctggtcCCACATGCCTGAATGAaatggcacaattagctcctcagtatgcagtcaggttcttgagagtcctgctaattacctgattatttgactcaggcgtgtcagaccagggacacatctaaaagttgcaggacaccggccctcgaggaccggaCTTAGACACCTGtgggttaaagtaaactaatacccactacCAAGTCCTGCCTAACCTACTgaatctagctagctacctgaaagagcacctgctagctaaccattattagtaaaacttttattcattaatacaacttttgaagTTATCCCCcccccttctgttttttttttttgcaaaatgcacactatatatatatatatatatatatatatatatatatatatatatatatatatatatttctttttttttttttgtaatgataatgcatttagccaccgggctggACACAATTTTTTAGTGACCTAAAAACTGTTAATGGAAAGAATATTGtgttatttgatatatttttatcCTGAATAGGTCATTTCATTGCATATCGATATCCTACATTAACTTCTTTCAATTTGTTTAGtctttgctttgtgttttaaatgcaagcaatatttgcatttattaattttaatgccACTATTAAAATTTGATATGGGGTGAACATTACTTTGCAAAGGCTGTCTGCTGAAATACTTTCATCCCTCTATACTGCTCTACAGCTTCAGCGGTTATGGATCAGCAAAACAGCACCCTATAGAGTCAGAATAGATAGATCAGAGAAAAtggtttaaccttttttttttgccaattaaGTATctccaaacaaatgtttaccttttatAATAGTGgcagtgtttcctttctttAGTCTGATGTGCTTCAGTTCCTCATAAGGCTCCATCAAAAGATGttgcttgtttggtttgaagatTGGCGCGTGCAACCCATCCACTATAGCATCAATGAATCTGGGATTGACCTCATGGTCTTTTGTAGACAGCTGGGGACTCGCATTTAGCCAGATTACTTACACCTGGCTTGATTTAGTCATGTTTCTTGAGTCTGGATTGGATTTTGTGAAACAGGTAAAGCCAAGACGCATTGGTCACGCTATGTCAAACCTGGCGTTAGCACTTTTTCTGGATTTCCAAATTTGCCTGTGTGAAATAGGCCTCGAGTCTCTCTTGAATATCAGATCTTAGCTCTCAATATGAATACCAgtataaataaagagaaaacaaaatacatgtttattattattattaatcctTTATACAGGGACATTGCTTGAGACTCATAATCTAATTTTCAAGAAAGACCTGTTATATActtcaacaacaataaaatgtgttctttttCATAGATTTTAAATTTGGAGTTTATCTGcatatgtttttcttctctcctAGATTAAGCCAATAACAGAGCTACTACTGCcattatgtttttacttttctccgACATAGAAGGACTAATCCTGAAGTActtctttttgtgtgtatgttctgtcttctcaaaaCCCAAGTTGGCCATGGCTATTCACACTGActggttttgctggaggtttcctCCTGGTAAAGGTTTCCTGGGTTTTCttagaaagaaacatttttaaacagtctaaGTAtggtttgattgaattgactttgtaaagtcccttgagatgacatgttgtgaattagcAGTATATAAATTAACtgaattaaaatacattgatttcaaatgacttaaaataatttgaatagAATTTGGATAGCATAAATATTGGATATATTGTGCTTGTGTATGAATATTTGGAAACTATAGggtgatttttaaaaaacaagtacattttgttcttaGAATAAATTTTCCAGTCCTATAATAGCTTGATTGACTAATATATTCATAGAACTTGCGGGAAAATGTAGTTGGTGATTATGAAATTAGCAGAAAAGGCAAATGACACCTCTCAGGTCTGGGTTTTTTTCACCACTCCAGTTGCTATAAAATCAACtcagtctgtctctctgtcagAGTTCCAATGGGAGCATAGTGCTTGCGTCATCCTTTTCAGCAGACCGAGAGAAGAAGGGGGGAGGGTAAGACAGAGAGAGGGTAGGAGAAGGAGGGTGCTGTGTATCTTTCCTGCATCAGCTCCAACATCACTGCCTTCGTCACCGGAAAACGACAAGGAAGATCACAGAATAGCAAAGCCTAAAGAGAAAGAATACCATTAGCAGCAACGACTCATCTACCTACATCAGCTACGGATTCACAGATCAGGTGGCCGCGTTTCCATCCTCTTCAGCTTGAAGCATCAATCTCCCAGAAAGCGAGAGTGGTCTCCTGGGCATGCCTTGAGAAGAGAGGACGGCAGCCATCGCTCCATTCTGTCAACATGGGAAATCAAGAGGCTAAACAAAAGAGAGCTGCACCTATATCGGGTATTGGAAGCTACCCTTCATTGGATGATgggggaagggagggaggaggggaaTTGctaaaaaaggggggaaagaaACTCTACGGCAAGCAGGGAGGTAAAGGAAAAAACTGCAGTGGCGGAGGAGGGATACATGACACAGGACcgggcaaaaaaagaaataaatccgATTCCAAGTCCTCGGTTTTTTCCCTgcgaaagaaaaagacaaaccgCAAAGGGAAGGGTGGTACATGCTCATCAATAACAGGCTCAAATGAAGATGATTTGGCATCTCAACATGATGAGCTGGACAGCACAAAAACACCTGACTTATCAGCAGATGAGTTAGGACATTCGGATTCTGAGGCTCCATTTCCTATTAAGAGAAAGAAACCAGAACTGGAAAGCAGGAATAAAGATggaagaggagaagaaaagtGCGATGCAATGGAAGTGCAATGGAAAGCCTCAACAGCAGCACCCTCACCCACAGAAGAAGCAGGGCACAAGGGAGGTAGCTCAGGATCGGACACAGATATCTATAGCTTTCATTCAGCAGCTGACCACGAGGATTTACTCGCAGACATCCAGCTTGCGATTAGGCTACAACATCAGCAGCAATATGATGGGGAGAACACAATCTCTGAGGCACATGCTGATGGAAGAAGGGGCCTGAACTCAAGAGCAGCAGAGGAATGGATCAGGAAGAGTAATGGGATAGAAAAATTAACATCTCAGGAGGTTCTTGACATAACTCCAGAATTGGAGGTGGCCTCTGATGCTCTTTCTTTCCTAGAGACAGAAACTCCTTCTTGTTCTGTCAATCCCACAGACCTGCCTCTTTTGTCAAGTAGAGAAACACACCTCTCCTTCCACACAGAGGTGAATAGAAAGGGGGAAGTCCAGGAAGGGGTAGGGCCTCCAGAGTCAAGAGTAAATTGTGCCTGTGTTGCTACAGGCACAAAAGTCATGCATGCAAACATTTCCATGGCTACTGAGGGTGCAGAAATTAGCCCAATCATTATGGCAACCAGCAATGATGGTTGCCCCAATGTCTCAAGTGACAGTGAAGTTGTATGTCCAGGAAAGCTAGAGGTAGCAGACCTGAGTCACCCCCCAGACAGCAACACTAAAAATATTGAACCTGCAGAGGGACTGAGCTCAGGGGCTGTGTTTGATGAAGGTGACAGTCAGTTAGGTTCAGGTACAAGTGCAGAGTCCCTTGAGGACTGCCTCATGGCTGGTTCCAAATCCAACCAAAGTGCTGCTTCCTGTACCAGCGCTTCCCCTTCTAACCAGGACTGCAGCAGGGGTAGCATCTGCTTTGTCACACTTCCCCCCCAGGGGACCCCAAAGTTGGCCAAGCAGCTTCTCAAGTCTACCCAATCCTCCAACTTCTATAGTCATGTGGTGAAATCCTACCCCCCTATCTATCCATCCTACATCAAGACCACTACGCGACAGCTCAGTACTCCTGGACAATCCCCAGCTCTGTCTCCCTCCCATAGCCCCTTGTCTCCCCGCAGATCCCACCTTCACAACCGAAGGTACATGTGCTGTTGCTGCATGCTTTTCAAATGGAATGAATTATTTTCATATTTGTActctattttgtgtttttccaagAAATCTTCCCAAAAATGTACACTATATCATTATAAATTGATTCTTAGGTATTCATACGAAACAATGTAAATGAAATATAACAGATTTTCAAAAATCGTTTGATCTGACCTCTTTTAAGAGATAATGTTTAGGCCATGGAACAGGaaacaataaaagtaaagaCTGTCAGACATGACAACATTTTTGAATGGAATCGCTTCCAATAATTTAAGAATTTTTAAGGTTAAACCAAAGCAGCCTTCTAAATTATGTGAAAATctactttaaatgttaaaagtagttttaatgttaaaaaagtagattttcaCAGAATTTTGAAGGTTGAAACCGTAATGGATAGTTCATCATAGGAACTTTCACACAAATTGTCCCATgttataaacagaataaaagcagctgaagaagGG
Coding sequences:
- the LOC105921082 gene encoding formin-2 isoform X8, with the translated sequence MGNQEAKQKRAAPISGIGSYPSLDDGGREGGGELLKKGGKKLYGKQGGKGKNCSGGGGIHDTGPGKKRNKSDSKSSVFSLRKKKTNRKGKGGTCSSITGSNEDDLASQHDELDSTKTPDLSADELGHSDSEAPFPIKRKKPELESRNKDGRGEEKCDAMEVQWKASTAAPSPTEEAGHKGGSSGSDTDIYSFHSAADHEDLLADIQLAIRLQHQQQYDGENTISEAHADGRRGLNSRAAEEWIRKSNGIEKLTSQEVLDITPELEVASDALSFLETETPSCSVNPTDLPLLSSRETHLSFHTEVNRKGEVQEGVGPPESRVNCACVATGTKVMHANISMATEGAEISPIIMATSNDGCPNVSSDSEVVCPGKLEVADLSHPPDSNTKNIEPAEGLSSGAVFDEGDSQLGSGTSAESLEDCLMAGSKSNQSAASCTSASPSNQDCSRGSICFVTLPPQGTPKLAKQLLKSTQSSNFYSHVVKSYPPIYPSYIKTTTRQLSTPGQSPALSPSHSPLSPRRSHLHNRRTLVGEHDSHRQRSLSLTGPLSRSADWTEELERRLRSREVDGEGSREYLMGYRGGGSQPICTRRSSCGQVSLCAFQDVFTGQTLLEKLFLQQQHEEPEEAERLCSKILAMGLLLPFTDCFREQLGGSMAQIPSTGLAKFEHDQLYTWATVNQPPHSLDLLEGKLIGQIKSQWSPIRLGGENRTGLKSMDTDPYEAVSTSSKQEKKESSEGCSFFTCVGDS